The following are encoded together in the Girardinichthys multiradiatus isolate DD_20200921_A chromosome X, DD_fGirMul_XY1, whole genome shotgun sequence genome:
- the LOC124863155 gene encoding ADP-ribose pyrophosphatase, mitochondrial-like, with protein sequence MLLSSSRRHWAGAIRLTITLFGLPFTVCTPGANKHIKPICGDYCKLYTTSIGTMSSSAAPHLKSRWPQYPESTIERFPLPDDKVDWNQNWPQYDPVSYTAPVVLKKPFWADPEIGSFSPKFNAVDGTVDRTSFEGSYKVENGKPLNPFGRTGMTGRGLLGRWGPNHAADPIVTRWKVDASGAKIHHPASTKPILQFVSIKRKDCGEWAIPGGMVDPGEQISLTLQREFSEEALNSLSLKQSEKGEIQQRIKQLFDSAGFQVYKGYVDDPRNTDNAWMETVAVNFHDEEGNSVSALPLQAGDDAREVQWVDVDLSFALYANHSHFLELVARERKAHW encoded by the exons ATGCTTCTTTCATCTAGCAGACGACATTGGGCGGGCGCGATTCGTTTGACGATTACTCTGTTCGGACTCCCGTTTACCGTCTGCACCCCTGGAGCAAA TAAACACATCAAACCTATTTGTGGGGATTATTGTAAGCTTTACACCACCAGTATCGGGACCATGTCCTCCTCAGCAGCCCCTCATTTAAAGTCCAGATGGCCACAGTATCCTGAGTCCACCATCGAGCGTTTTCCTTTACCTGATGACAAGGTGGACTGGAATCAGAACTGGCCCCAGTATGACCCAGTGAGCTACACTGctccagttgttttaaagaaacCTTTCTGGGCTGATCCTGAGATTGG TTCCTTCTCTCCAAAGTTCAATGCTGTGGATGGTACTGTGGACAGGACGAGCTTTGAGGGAAGCTATAAAGTGGAAAATGGGAAGCCATT AAATCCTTTTGGACGCACTGGTATGACTGGAAGAGGTTTGCTTGGACGATGGGGACCCAACCATGCTGCTGATCCCATTGTCACAAG ATGGAAGGTAGATGCCAGCGGAGCTAAGATTCATCACCCAGCCTCCACAAAGCCCATCCTACAGTTTGTGTCAATCAAGAGGAAAGACTGTGGGGAGTGGGCCATTCCAGGG GGAATGGTGGACCCAGGAGAACAGATTTCCCTCACGTTGCAGCGGGAGTTCTCGGAGGAAGCCCTCAACTCGCTTTCATTGAAGCAGTCGGAGAAAGGTGAAATCCAACAACGCATCAAACAACTCTTCGACTCAGCAGGGTTTCAG GTCTACAAAGGCTATGTTGATGATCCAAGAAACACTGACAATGCCTGGATGGAGACGGTCGCTGTCAACTTTCATGATGAAGAGG GCAACAGCGTGAGCGCGCTGCCTCTGCAAGCCGGCGATGACGCAAGAGAAGTCCAGTGGGTGGACGTGGACTTGTCCTTTGCCCTCTATGCAAACCACTCCCACTTCTTGGAGCTGGTTGCCAGAGAGAGGAAGGCCCACTGGTAA